One genomic segment of Stigmatopora argus isolate UIUO_Sarg chromosome 1, RoL_Sarg_1.0, whole genome shotgun sequence includes these proteins:
- the kif1b gene encoding kinesin-like protein KIF1B isoform X7 → MSGASVKVAVRVRPFNSRETSKDSKCIIQMQGNSTTILNPKAPKEPAKNFSFDYSYWSHTTPQDPCFAAQNQVYNDIGKEMLQHAFEGYNVCIFAYGQTGAGKSYTMMGKQEEGQEGIIPMLCEDLFEKINAHNNKEELSYSVEVSYMEIYCERVRDLLNPKNKGNLRVREHPLLGPYVEDLSKLAVTSYTDIADLMDAGNKARTVAATNMNETSSRSHAVFTIVFTQKKHDSETDLSTEKVSKISLVDLAGSERADSTGATGTRLKEGANINKSLTTLGKVISALAEVDNSTSKSKKKKKSDFIPYRDSVLTWLLRENLGGNSRTAMVAALSPADINYDETLSTLRYADRAKNIKCNAVINEDPNNKLVRDLKDEVARLKELLRAQGLGDILDIDPQGDDCPGSEIKCDSAQSFRMPLLSCHTEVQSFRPKDLKDIQNNKNRYLIASENQRPGHFSTAPIGSLTTSPSSGSLSSQGALQSVTSIQERIMSTPGGEEAIERLKESEKIIAELNETWEEKLRKTEAIRMEREALLAEMGVAIREDGGTLGVFSPKKTPHLVNLNEDPLMSECLLYYIKDGVTRVGQADAERRQDIVLSGAHIKEEHCIFRSERNANGNVIVMLVPCEGSETYVNGKRVEDSIQLRSGNRIIMGKNHVFRFNHPEQARAEREKTPSAETPVEPVDWTFAQRELLEKQGIDMKQEMEKRLTEMEILYKKEKEEADQLLEQQRLVYESKLQELQKQVETRSQVAETPDEEELEEEEEEGEVPWTEHEFNLAQWAFRKWRFHQFTSLRDQLWGNAVYLKEANAISVELKKKVQFQFVLLTDTLYSPLPPELLPPEPEKERDSRPFPRTVVAVEVQDLKNGATHYWSLEKLKQRLDQMREMYDRAGEMASTHQEDGGEGTLTGNDPFYDRFHWFKLVGSSPIFNGCVNEHLTERTPSPTFSTTDSEITELADERQSETSDLMDDEAFVDDTSSDAGTEEGSDIFSDGQDPFYDRSPWFILVGRAFVYLSNLLYPVPLVHRVAIVTEKGDVRGFLRVGVQAIAADEEAPDYGSGVRQSGTAKISFDDDYFKKNDFPSTAMTHSGLSLEELRIVEGQGQSSEVNTPLEELNRINDMELKLGKIPESKLPCGDMLPGQLEIGSTFTFRVTVLQTTGVPPEYADIFCQFNFLHRHDEAFSTEPLKNTGKGTPLGFYHVQNISVEVTESFIEYIKTKPIVFEVFGHYQTHPLHLHGQDLISPPTTSRKYYPIPMPLSRPDHTRKIELLRYLMSSYVHGKVLDTLSEHANALASSAVASLEDEADQLSHFPFLSVLHDPVFVVPRHHVPATKLNTITKSNLGQCVSKYDLLVWFEISELEPTGEYIPAIVDHSAAMPCHGTYLLHQGIQRRITVTLIHEKGSELHWKDVRELVVGRIRSKAEVDERAADAVLSLNIISAKNIKSSHNSNRLSIDKDIDRTFYRFEAVWDSSLHNSLLLNRVTPYGEKIYMTLSAYLELDHCIQPAIITKDICMVFYSRDAKISPPRSLRNLFGSGYSKTPDCNRVTGIYELSLCKMSDSGSPGMQRRRRKVLDTSVAYVRGEENLAGWRPRGDSLILEHQWELEKMEQLHEVEKTRHLLLLRDKLGETSPVGSAPTTKSLSEFLSPSLSSGTLSTSTSISSQISSTTFESAITPSESSGYDSADIESLVDREKELATKCLHLLTHTFNNEYNQLVNSISDCKLSDISPIGRDLSMTSFSSATLTPSSTCPSLSDSRCGSVEQKTPENCSRASSPSCSDYENFPMVPSLEVSYLARAGKNEFLNLVPDIEEMRPGSVVSKKGFLSFMEPRSNSWVKHFVVVRRPYVFIYNTDKDPVERGVLNLSTAQVEYSEDQQAMLKTPNTFAVCTKHRGILLQANNEKDMNDWLYAFNPLLAGTIRSKLARRRSGLIKN, encoded by the exons CTATTCTTAACCCTAAAGCTCCAAAAGAACCAGCAAAGAACTTCAGTTTTGATTACTCCTACTGGTCCCACACGACA CCGCAAGACCCCTGCTTTGCCGCACAGAACCAAGTGTACAATGACATTGGCAAGGAAATGCTGCAGCATGCCTTTGAGGGGtacaatgtgtgcatttttgcaTATGGCCAGACTGGAGCTGGCAAATCCTACACCATGATGGGCAAACAGGAGGAGGGCCAAGAAGGAATTATTCCCATG CTCTGTGAAGATCTATTTGAGAAAATCAATGCACATAATAACAAAGAGGAGCTCTCCTATTCTGTAGAG GTCAGCTACATGGAAATCTATTGTGAGCGAGTGAGAGATCTGCTCAATCCCAAGAACAAAGGGAATCTCCGAGTGAGAGAACATCCACTTTTGGGCCCTTATGTGGAGGACCTTTCCAAGCTTGCCGTTACGTCTTACACAGACATTGCTGACTTAATGGATGCTGGCAATAAGGCCAG AACTGTGGCTGCCACCAATATGAATGAGACCAGCAGCAGGTCACATGCAGTTTTTAccattgttttcacacagaaAAAACACGACAGCGAGACAGACCTTTCTACTGAAAAG GTCAGCAAAATTAGTCTTGTGGACTTGGCAGGAAGTGAACGAGCAGATTCCACTGGTGCTACAGGCACCAGGCTGAAG GAAGGCGCAAACATTAACAAGTCCCTGACTACGTTAGGAAAGGTCATATCTGCCCTTGCTGAAGTG GATAACTCGACCAGCAAG agcaaaaagaagaagaagtcaGACTTCATTCCATACAGGGACTCCGTTTTGACATGGCTCCTAAGGGAAAATCTCG gtGGAAACTCCAGAACCGCAATGGTTGCTGCACTCAGTCCTGCTGATATCAATTATGATGAAACGCTGAGTACACTGCG CTATGCCGATCGCGCAAAGAACATCAAATGCAATGCTGTTATTAATGAGGATCCCAACAATAAACTGGTGCGTGATCTGAAGGATGAAGTTGCTCGACTGAAGGAGCTGCTGCGTGCACAAGGACTGGGAGATATCTTGGACA TTGATCCTCAGGGGGATGATTGCCCAGGAAGTGAAatcaaat GTGACAGTGCTCAAAGCTTTAGAATGCCACTGCTCAGTTGTCACACTGAGGTTCAGAGCTTCAGACCAAAAG ACCTCAAAGACATTCAGAACAATAAGAATAGATACTTGATAGCCTCAGAGAACCAACGCCCTGGCCATTTCTCCACAGCCCCTATCGGTTCCCTGACAACCTCCCCATCCTCTGGCTCACTGAGCAGCCAGGGGGCCCTCCAGTCGGTTACCAGCATCCAGGAGCGCATCATGTCCACTCCTGGTGGAGAGGAAGCTATTGAAAGGCTCAAG GAATCTGAAAAGATCATTGCTGAGCTCAATGAAACCTGGGAAGAGAAGCTTCGGAAGACCGAGGCAATCCGAATGGAGAG GGAAGCATTACTTGCAGAAATGGGCGTGGCAATCCGAGAAGATGGAGGCACTTTGGGggttttttctcctaaaaag ACTCCTCACCTGGTTAACTTGAACGAGGATCCCCTCATGTCTGAGTGCCTGCTGTATTACATCAAGGACGGAGTTACAAG GGTCGGACAGGCTGATGCTGAAAGACGGCAGGATATTGTCTTGAGTGGTGCTCATATCAAGGAGGAGCACTGTATTTTCCGTAGCGAGAGGAACGCCAATGGCAATG TGATCGTCATGCTTGTCCCCTGTGAGGGATCAGAGACCTACGTCAATGGCAAGCGTGTTGAGGACTCAATCCAACTGCGTTCAG GAAACCGTATTATTATGGGAAAAAATCACGTGTTCCGCTTTAACCACCCTGAGCAAGCCAGGGCAGAAAGGGAAAAAACGCCATCGGCCGAGACCCCCGTTGAACCGGTAGACTGGACCTTTGCTCAGAGGGAGTTGCTGGAGAAACAAGGCATAGATATGAAACAGGAAATGGAGAAAAG GCTAACTGAGATGGAAATCCTTTATAAGAAGGAGAAGGAAGAAGCCGACCAACTTCTTGAACAGCAGAGGCTG GTTTATGAGAGCAAACTGCAGGAACTTCAGAAACAGGTTGAGACGCGTTCACAGGTTGCCGAAACGCCTGATGAGGAAGAgctagaggaggaggaggaggaaggggaaG TGCCGTGGACTGAGCACGAGTTCAACCTCGCTCAATGGGCCTTCAGGAAGTGGCGATTCCACCAGTTCACATCGCTCCGGGACCAGCTTTGGGGAAACGCCGTCTACCTGAAGGAGGCTAATGCTATCAGTGTGGAACTTAAAAAGAAA GTACAGTTCCAGTTTGTCTTATTGACGGACACACTGTATTCGCCACTGCCCCCCGAGCTCTTACCACCGGAACCTGAAAAAGAACGCGATTCCAGGCCATTTCCTCGCACCGTGGTGGCCGTTGAGGTCCAAGACCTAAAGAATGGAGCCACACACTACTGGTCCCTGGAGAAACTCAA gcagCGTCTGGACCAGATGCGTGAGATGTATGACCGTGCAGGAGAAATGGCTTCAACGCATCAAGAGGATGGCGGAGAAGGCACtttgacaggaaatgaccccTTCTATGATCGCTTCCATTGGTTCAAGCTTGTAGGGAG CTCCCCTATCTTCAACGGTTGCGTAAACGAGCATCTGACCGAACGCACGCCTTCGCCCACCTTCTCCACCACCGACTCTGAGATCACCGAGTTGGCGGACGAGCGGCAGAGCGAGACGTCTGACTTGATGGACGACGAGGCCTTCGTGGATGATACCAGCTCAGACGCCGGCACGGAGGAGGGCTCGGATATCTTCAGCGATGGCCAGGACCCCTTCTATGACCGCTCCCCCTGGTTCATCCTGGTGGGAAG AGCTTTCGTGTACCTGAGCAACCTGCTATACCCTGTTCCATTGGTTCATCGTGTTGCCATAGTAACAGAGAAAGGTGACGTGCGAGGATTCTTGCGTGTGGGGGTTCAAGCCATAGCTG CTGATGAGGAAGCCCCTGACTATGGGTCTGGGGTGCGACAGTCTGGAACCGCCAAGATCTCCTTTGATGATGACTACTTTAAGAAA AATGATTTCCCATCCACAGCAATGACCCACTCTGGCTTATCGTTAGAAGAGTTACGTATTGTGGAGGGTCAGGGTCAGAGTTCAGAGGTCAACACCCCATTAGAGGAGCTCAACAGAATTAATGACATGG AACTCAAATTGGGAAAAATTCCAGAGAGTAAGCTTCCTTGTGGCGACATGCTACCAGGCCAGCTGGAGATAGGCAGCACCTTCACCTTCCGCGTGACCGTACTCCAGACCACTGGTGTTCCGCCTGAATATGCGGATATCTTCTGCCAGTTCAA TTTCTTGCATCGTCATGATGAAGCGTTTTCCACGGAGCCCTTGAAAAACACTGGCAAAGGCACACCGTTGGGATTTTATCATGTCCAAAAC ATTTCAGTGGAGGTGACCGAGTCCTTTATCGAATACATAAAGACCAAACCCATCGTGTTCGAAGTGTTCGGCCACTACCAGACACACCCGTTGCATCTTCATGGCCAGGACCTCATCAG TCCTCCAACAACATCCAGGAAATATTATCCGATTCCAATGCCACTATCTAGACCTG ACCATACTCGTAAGATAGAGTTGCTGCGCTATCTGATGAGTAGTTACGTGCACGGCAAGGTGCTGGACACGCTGTCCGAGCATGCCAATGCCTTGGCCTCGTCTGCTGTGGCCAGCCTGGAGGATGAAGCTGACCAGCTATCTCACTTCCCCTTCCTTTCAGTGCTCCACGATCCCGTGTTTGTCGTGCCTAGGCACCACG TCCCAGCCACCAAGTTGAACACGATCACCAAGTCCAACCTGGGCCAGTGCGTCAGCAAGTATGACCTCCTCGTCTGGTTTGAGATCAGTGAGCTGGAACCCACTGGAGA ATACATACCAGCTATAGTGGATCACAGTGCGGCGATGCCTTGCCATGGAACATACCTGCTGCACCAG GGGATCCAGCGCCGGATCACTGTGACTCTCATCCACGAAAAGGGTAGCGAGCTCCACTGGAAAGATGTACGCGAACTGGTTGTGG GTCGTATTAGGAGCAAAGCCGAAGTGGACGAACGTGCTGCTGATGCCGTCTTGTCACTTAACATCATTTCTGCCAAGAATATTAAATCGTCCCACAATTCCAACAG GCTGTCTATTGATAAAGATATTGATAG GACCTTCTACCGCTTTGAGGCAGTTTGGGACAGCTCCTTGCACAACTCCCTCCTTCTAAATCGAGTCACTCCTTATGGAGAGAAGATCTATATGACGCTGTCAGCTTATCTGGAG CTTGACCACTGCATACAGCCTGCCATCATCACCAAGGACATCTGCATGGTTTTCTACTCCCGAGATGCAAAGATTTCCCCTCCCCGTTCTCTCAGGAACCTTTTCGGGAGCGGGTATTCTAAAACCCCGGACTG CAACCGTGTCACTGGAATCTACGAGTTGAGTTTGTGCAAGATGTCCGATTCTGGAAGCCCAG GAATGCAGCGTCGAAGGAGGAAGGTCTTGGACACATCAGTGGCGTATGTGCGTGGGGAGGAGAACCTGGCTGGTTGGAGGCCAAGGGGAGACAGTCTCATCCTGGAACATCAATGGGAGCTGGAGAAAATGGAGCAGCTACATGAG GTGGAAAAGACCCGTCACCTCCTCCTGCTGAGAGACAAGTTGGGAGAAACGTCCCCTGTGGGATCAGCGCCAACAACAAAGTCCCTAAGCGAGTTTTTGTCTCCAAGCTTGAGCTCGGGCACCCTGTCCACCTCCACTTCCATCTCCTCGCAAATCTCCAGCACCACCTTTGAAAGTGCCATCACGCCCAGTGAGAGCAGCGGCTACGACTCTGCTGACATTGAGAGCCTGGTGGATCGTGAGAAGGAGCTGGCCACTAAG TGCCTCCACCTCCTGACTCATACCTTCAACAACGAATACAACCAGTTGGTGAACAGCATCAGTGACTGCAAG CTCTCTGACATCTCTCCCATCGGACGTGACCTGTCGATGACAAGCTTCAGCAGCGCCACACTCACCCCTTCCTCCACCTGCCCTTCTCTCTCAGACTCTCGTTGCGGCTCTGTAGAACAGAA GACTCCAGAGAATTGTTCCCGTGCGTCCAGCCCATCCTGCTCAGACTATGAAAACTTTCCCATGGTTCCCAGCCTTGAGGTGTCATACCTAGCACGTGCTGGGAAGAACGAGTTCCTCAACTTAGTGCCTGATATCGAAGAAATGAGACCGGG ATCTGTTGTGTCCAAGAAGGGCTTCCTAAGCTTCATGGAACCACGCTCCAACTCGTGGGTGAAGCATTTTGTAGTCGTTCGTCGACCTTACGTCTTCATCTACAACACTGACAAGGATCCGGTGGAACGGGGGGTCCTCAACCTTTCCACAGCACAAGTGGAATACAGTGAAGACCAGCAGGCCATGCTTAAG ACACCCAACACATTTGCTGTGTGCACAAAGCATCGAGGTATCCTCCTGCAGGCCAACAATGAGAAAGATATGAATGACTGGCTCTACGCATTTAACCCTCTGCTCGCGGGAACGATAAG GTCCAAGCTGGCGAGGAGGCGCAGCGGCCTCATCAAGAACTGA
- the kif1b gene encoding kinesin-like protein KIF1B isoform X17 → MSGASVKVAVRVRPFNSRETSKDSKCIIQMQGNSTTILNPKAPKEPAKNFSFDYSYWSHTTPQDPCFAAQNQVYNDIGKEMLQHAFEGYNVCIFAYGQTGAGKSYTMMGKQEEGQEGIIPMLCEDLFEKINAHNNKEELSYSVEVSYMEIYCERVRDLLNPKNKGNLRVREHPLLGPYVEDLSKLAVTSYTDIADLMDAGNKARTVAATNMNETSSRSHAVFTIVFTQKKHDSETDLSTEKVSKISLVDLAGSERADSTGATGTRLKEGANINKSLTTLGKVISALAEVDNSTSKSKKKKKSDFIPYRDSVLTWLLRENLGGNSRTAMVAALSPADINYDETLSTLRYADRAKNIKCNAVINEDPNNKLVRDLKDEVARLKELLRAQGLGDILDIDPQGDDCPGSEIKCDSAQSFRMPLLSCHTEVQSFRPKDLKDIQNNKNRYLIASENQRPGHFSTAPIGSLTTSPSSGSLSSQGALQSVTSIQERIMSTPGGEEAIERLKESEKIIAELNETWEEKLRKTEAIRMEREALLAEMGVAIREDGGTLGVFSPKKTPHLVNLNEDPLMSECLLYYIKDGVTRVGQADAERRQDIVLSGAHIKEEHCIFRSERNANGNVIVMLVPCEGSETYVNGKRVEDSIQLRSGNRIIMGKNHVFRFNHPEQARAEREKTPSAETPVEPVDWTFAQRELLEKQGIDMKQEMEKRLTEMEILYKKEKEEADQLLEQQRLVYESKLQELQKQVETRSQVAETPDEEELEEEEEEGEVPWTEHEFNLAQWAFRKWRFHQFTSLRDQLWGNAVYLKEANAISVELKKKVQFQFVLLTDTLYSPLPPELLPPEPEKERDSRPFPRTVVAVEVQDLKNGATHYWSLEKLKQRLDQMREMYDRAGEMASTHQEDGGEGTLTGNDPFYDRFHWFKLVGRAFVYLSNLLYPVPLVHRVAIVTEKGDVRGFLRVGVQAIAADEEAPDYGSGVRQSGTAKISFDDDYFKKNDFPSTAMTHSGLSLEELRIVEGQGQSSEVNTPLEELNRINDMELKLGKIPESKLPCGDMLPGQLEIGSTFTFRVTVLQTTGVPPEYADIFCQFNFLHRHDEAFSTEPLKNTGKGTPLGFYHVQNISVEVTESFIEYIKTKPIVFEVFGHYQTHPLHLHGQDLISPPTTSRKYYPIPMPLSRPDHTRKIELLRYLMSSYVHGKVLDTLSEHANALASSAVASLEDEADQLSHFPFLSVLHDPVFVVPRHHVPATKLNTITKSNLGQCVSKYDLLVWFEISELEPTGEYIPAIVDHSAAMPCHGTYLLHQGIQRRITVTLIHEKGSELHWKDVRELVVGRIRSKAEVDERAADAVLSLNIISAKNIKSSHNSNRLSIDKDIDRTFYRFEAVWDSSLHNSLLLNRVTPYGEKIYMTLSAYLELDHCIQPAIITKDICMVFYSRDAKISPPRSLRNLFGSGYSKTPDCNRVTGIYELSLCKMSDSGSPGMQRRRRKVLDTSVAYVRGEENLAGWRPRGDSLILEHQWELEKMEQLHEVEKTRHLLLLRDKLGETSPVGSAPTTKSLSEFLSPSLSSGTLSTSTSISSQISSTTFESAITPSESSGYDSADIESLVDREKELATKCLHLLTHTFNNEYNQLVNSISDCKLSDISPIGRDLSMTSFSSATLTPSSTCPSLSDSRCGSVEQKTPENCSRASSPSCSDYENFPMVPSLEVSYLARAGKNEFLNLVPDIEEMRPGSVVSKKGFLSFMEPRSNSWVKHFVVVRRPYVFIYNTDKDPVERGVLNLSTAQVEYSEDQQAMLKTPNTFAVCTKHRGILLQANNEKDMNDWLYAFNPLLAGTIRSKLARRRSGLIKN, encoded by the exons CTATTCTTAACCCTAAAGCTCCAAAAGAACCAGCAAAGAACTTCAGTTTTGATTACTCCTACTGGTCCCACACGACA CCGCAAGACCCCTGCTTTGCCGCACAGAACCAAGTGTACAATGACATTGGCAAGGAAATGCTGCAGCATGCCTTTGAGGGGtacaatgtgtgcatttttgcaTATGGCCAGACTGGAGCTGGCAAATCCTACACCATGATGGGCAAACAGGAGGAGGGCCAAGAAGGAATTATTCCCATG CTCTGTGAAGATCTATTTGAGAAAATCAATGCACATAATAACAAAGAGGAGCTCTCCTATTCTGTAGAG GTCAGCTACATGGAAATCTATTGTGAGCGAGTGAGAGATCTGCTCAATCCCAAGAACAAAGGGAATCTCCGAGTGAGAGAACATCCACTTTTGGGCCCTTATGTGGAGGACCTTTCCAAGCTTGCCGTTACGTCTTACACAGACATTGCTGACTTAATGGATGCTGGCAATAAGGCCAG AACTGTGGCTGCCACCAATATGAATGAGACCAGCAGCAGGTCACATGCAGTTTTTAccattgttttcacacagaaAAAACACGACAGCGAGACAGACCTTTCTACTGAAAAG GTCAGCAAAATTAGTCTTGTGGACTTGGCAGGAAGTGAACGAGCAGATTCCACTGGTGCTACAGGCACCAGGCTGAAG GAAGGCGCAAACATTAACAAGTCCCTGACTACGTTAGGAAAGGTCATATCTGCCCTTGCTGAAGTG GATAACTCGACCAGCAAG agcaaaaagaagaagaagtcaGACTTCATTCCATACAGGGACTCCGTTTTGACATGGCTCCTAAGGGAAAATCTCG gtGGAAACTCCAGAACCGCAATGGTTGCTGCACTCAGTCCTGCTGATATCAATTATGATGAAACGCTGAGTACACTGCG CTATGCCGATCGCGCAAAGAACATCAAATGCAATGCTGTTATTAATGAGGATCCCAACAATAAACTGGTGCGTGATCTGAAGGATGAAGTTGCTCGACTGAAGGAGCTGCTGCGTGCACAAGGACTGGGAGATATCTTGGACA TTGATCCTCAGGGGGATGATTGCCCAGGAAGTGAAatcaaat GTGACAGTGCTCAAAGCTTTAGAATGCCACTGCTCAGTTGTCACACTGAGGTTCAGAGCTTCAGACCAAAAG ACCTCAAAGACATTCAGAACAATAAGAATAGATACTTGATAGCCTCAGAGAACCAACGCCCTGGCCATTTCTCCACAGCCCCTATCGGTTCCCTGACAACCTCCCCATCCTCTGGCTCACTGAGCAGCCAGGGGGCCCTCCAGTCGGTTACCAGCATCCAGGAGCGCATCATGTCCACTCCTGGTGGAGAGGAAGCTATTGAAAGGCTCAAG GAATCTGAAAAGATCATTGCTGAGCTCAATGAAACCTGGGAAGAGAAGCTTCGGAAGACCGAGGCAATCCGAATGGAGAG GGAAGCATTACTTGCAGAAATGGGCGTGGCAATCCGAGAAGATGGAGGCACTTTGGGggttttttctcctaaaaag ACTCCTCACCTGGTTAACTTGAACGAGGATCCCCTCATGTCTGAGTGCCTGCTGTATTACATCAAGGACGGAGTTACAAG GGTCGGACAGGCTGATGCTGAAAGACGGCAGGATATTGTCTTGAGTGGTGCTCATATCAAGGAGGAGCACTGTATTTTCCGTAGCGAGAGGAACGCCAATGGCAATG TGATCGTCATGCTTGTCCCCTGTGAGGGATCAGAGACCTACGTCAATGGCAAGCGTGTTGAGGACTCAATCCAACTGCGTTCAG GAAACCGTATTATTATGGGAAAAAATCACGTGTTCCGCTTTAACCACCCTGAGCAAGCCAGGGCAGAAAGGGAAAAAACGCCATCGGCCGAGACCCCCGTTGAACCGGTAGACTGGACCTTTGCTCAGAGGGAGTTGCTGGAGAAACAAGGCATAGATATGAAACAGGAAATGGAGAAAAG GCTAACTGAGATGGAAATCCTTTATAAGAAGGAGAAGGAAGAAGCCGACCAACTTCTTGAACAGCAGAGGCTG GTTTATGAGAGCAAACTGCAGGAACTTCAGAAACAGGTTGAGACGCGTTCACAGGTTGCCGAAACGCCTGATGAGGAAGAgctagaggaggaggaggaggaaggggaaG TGCCGTGGACTGAGCACGAGTTCAACCTCGCTCAATGGGCCTTCAGGAAGTGGCGATTCCACCAGTTCACATCGCTCCGGGACCAGCTTTGGGGAAACGCCGTCTACCTGAAGGAGGCTAATGCTATCAGTGTGGAACTTAAAAAGAAA GTACAGTTCCAGTTTGTCTTATTGACGGACACACTGTATTCGCCACTGCCCCCCGAGCTCTTACCACCGGAACCTGAAAAAGAACGCGATTCCAGGCCATTTCCTCGCACCGTGGTGGCCGTTGAGGTCCAAGACCTAAAGAATGGAGCCACACACTACTGGTCCCTGGAGAAACTCAA gcagCGTCTGGACCAGATGCGTGAGATGTATGACCGTGCAGGAGAAATGGCTTCAACGCATCAAGAGGATGGCGGAGAAGGCACtttgacaggaaatgaccccTTCTATGATCGCTTCCATTGGTTCAAGCTTGTAGGGAG AGCTTTCGTGTACCTGAGCAACCTGCTATACCCTGTTCCATTGGTTCATCGTGTTGCCATAGTAACAGAGAAAGGTGACGTGCGAGGATTCTTGCGTGTGGGGGTTCAAGCCATAGCTG CTGATGAGGAAGCCCCTGACTATGGGTCTGGGGTGCGACAGTCTGGAACCGCCAAGATCTCCTTTGATGATGACTACTTTAAGAAA AATGATTTCCCATCCACAGCAATGACCCACTCTGGCTTATCGTTAGAAGAGTTACGTATTGTGGAGGGTCAGGGTCAGAGTTCAGAGGTCAACACCCCATTAGAGGAGCTCAACAGAATTAATGACATGG AACTCAAATTGGGAAAAATTCCAGAGAGTAAGCTTCCTTGTGGCGACATGCTACCAGGCCAGCTGGAGATAGGCAGCACCTTCACCTTCCGCGTGACCGTACTCCAGACCACTGGTGTTCCGCCTGAATATGCGGATATCTTCTGCCAGTTCAA TTTCTTGCATCGTCATGATGAAGCGTTTTCCACGGAGCCCTTGAAAAACACTGGCAAAGGCACACCGTTGGGATTTTATCATGTCCAAAAC ATTTCAGTGGAGGTGACCGAGTCCTTTATCGAATACATAAAGACCAAACCCATCGTGTTCGAAGTGTTCGGCCACTACCAGACACACCCGTTGCATCTTCATGGCCAGGACCTCATCAG TCCTCCAACAACATCCAGGAAATATTATCCGATTCCAATGCCACTATCTAGACCTG ACCATACTCGTAAGATAGAGTTGCTGCGCTATCTGATGAGTAGTTACGTGCACGGCAAGGTGCTGGACACGCTGTCCGAGCATGCCAATGCCTTGGCCTCGTCTGCTGTGGCCAGCCTGGAGGATGAAGCTGACCAGCTATCTCACTTCCCCTTCCTTTCAGTGCTCCACGATCCCGTGTTTGTCGTGCCTAGGCACCACG TCCCAGCCACCAAGTTGAACACGATCACCAAGTCCAACCTGGGCCAGTGCGTCAGCAAGTATGACCTCCTCGTCTGGTTTGAGATCAGTGAGCTGGAACCCACTGGAGA ATACATACCAGCTATAGTGGATCACAGTGCGGCGATGCCTTGCCATGGAACATACCTGCTGCACCAG GGGATCCAGCGCCGGATCACTGTGACTCTCATCCACGAAAAGGGTAGCGAGCTCCACTGGAAAGATGTACGCGAACTGGTTGTGG GTCGTATTAGGAGCAAAGCCGAAGTGGACGAACGTGCTGCTGATGCCGTCTTGTCACTTAACATCATTTCTGCCAAGAATATTAAATCGTCCCACAATTCCAACAG GCTGTCTATTGATAAAGATATTGATAG GACCTTCTACCGCTTTGAGGCAGTTTGGGACAGCTCCTTGCACAACTCCCTCCTTCTAAATCGAGTCACTCCTTATGGAGAGAAGATCTATATGACGCTGTCAGCTTATCTGGAG CTTGACCACTGCATACAGCCTGCCATCATCACCAAGGACATCTGCATGGTTTTCTACTCCCGAGATGCAAAGATTTCCCCTCCCCGTTCTCTCAGGAACCTTTTCGGGAGCGGGTATTCTAAAACCCCGGACTG CAACCGTGTCACTGGAATCTACGAGTTGAGTTTGTGCAAGATGTCCGATTCTGGAAGCCCAG GAATGCAGCGTCGAAGGAGGAAGGTCTTGGACACATCAGTGGCGTATGTGCGTGGGGAGGAGAACCTGGCTGGTTGGAGGCCAAGGGGAGACAGTCTCATCCTGGAACATCAATGGGAGCTGGAGAAAATGGAGCAGCTACATGAG GTGGAAAAGACCCGTCACCTCCTCCTGCTGAGAGACAAGTTGGGAGAAACGTCCCCTGTGGGATCAGCGCCAACAACAAAGTCCCTAAGCGAGTTTTTGTCTCCAAGCTTGAGCTCGGGCACCCTGTCCACCTCCACTTCCATCTCCTCGCAAATCTCCAGCACCACCTTTGAAAGTGCCATCACGCCCAGTGAGAGCAGCGGCTACGACTCTGCTGACATTGAGAGCCTGGTGGATCGTGAGAAGGAGCTGGCCACTAAG TGCCTCCACCTCCTGACTCATACCTTCAACAACGAATACAACCAGTTGGTGAACAGCATCAGTGACTGCAAG CTCTCTGACATCTCTCCCATCGGACGTGACCTGTCGATGACAAGCTTCAGCAGCGCCACACTCACCCCTTCCTCCACCTGCCCTTCTCTCTCAGACTCTCGTTGCGGCTCTGTAGAACAGAA GACTCCAGAGAATTGTTCCCGTGCGTCCAGCCCATCCTGCTCAGACTATGAAAACTTTCCCATGGTTCCCAGCCTTGAGGTGTCATACCTAGCACGTGCTGGGAAGAACGAGTTCCTCAACTTAGTGCCTGATATCGAAGAAATGAGACCGGG ATCTGTTGTGTCCAAGAAGGGCTTCCTAAGCTTCATGGAACCACGCTCCAACTCGTGGGTGAAGCATTTTGTAGTCGTTCGTCGACCTTACGTCTTCATCTACAACACTGACAAGGATCCGGTGGAACGGGGGGTCCTCAACCTTTCCACAGCACAAGTGGAATACAGTGAAGACCAGCAGGCCATGCTTAAG ACACCCAACACATTTGCTGTGTGCACAAAGCATCGAGGTATCCTCCTGCAGGCCAACAATGAGAAAGATATGAATGACTGGCTCTACGCATTTAACCCTCTGCTCGCGGGAACGATAAG GTCCAAGCTGGCGAGGAGGCGCAGCGGCCTCATCAAGAACTGA